A genomic segment from Labrus bergylta chromosome 3, fLabBer1.1, whole genome shotgun sequence encodes:
- the LOC109999438 gene encoding low choriolytic enzyme: MWGKWSDGKVYIPYYITNHFSSREKAIITRGLESFSSFSCIRFRPSRSDDRDWLQIESQNGCWSYVGRSGGKQVVSLARSGCLYHGTVQHELLHALGFNHEQTRSDRDNHIQVLLHNVVSGMQHNFNKIATLNQGTPYDYNSVMQYHKYAFSRNNQPTMLPIPNPNVSFGNAQEMSSNDKARLNTLYKC, from the exons ATGTGGGGCAAGTGGTCTGATGGGAAGGTCTACATTCCTTATTACATCACCAACCACTTCT CCTCTCGTGAAAAGGCCATCATCACTCGTGGACTGGAgtccttctcttccttctcctgcATCCGTTTCAGGCCCAGCAGAAGCGACGACCGCGACTGGCTGCAAATCGAGTCTCAGAACGG CTGCTGGTCCTACGTTGGCCGCAGTGGTGGAAAGCAGGTGGTGTCTCTGGCCCGTAGTGGATGTCTCTACCACGGCACCGTCCAGCATGAGCTGCTCCACGCTCTGGGATTCAACCACGAACAGACCCGCTCTGACAGGGACAACCACATCCAAGTCCTGCTGCATAATGTTGTGTCCG gaATGCAACACAACTTCAACAAGATCGCTACCTTGAACCAGGGCACTCCCTACGACTACAACTCTGTCATGCAGTACCACAA GTACGCCTTCTCAAGGAACAACCAGCCCACCATGCTGCCCATCCCTAACCCCAACGTGTCCTTTGGTAATGCCCAGGAGATGAGCAGCAATGACAAAGCCAGGCTCAACACTCTCTACAAGTGCT AA